In the Oncorhynchus gorbuscha isolate QuinsamMale2020 ecotype Even-year linkage group LG05, OgorEven_v1.0, whole genome shotgun sequence genome, one interval contains:
- the LOC124035996 gene encoding nuclear receptor subfamily 2 group F member 1-A-like isoform X2: MAMVVSVWRDPQEDVVGGPPSGPNPATQPAREQQQTASAAPHTPQTPSQPGPPSTPGTAGEKGSQNSGPQHIECVVCGDKSSGKHYGQFTCEGCKSFFKRSVRRNLTYTCRANRNCPIDQHHRNQCQYCRLKKCLKVGMRREVQRGRMPPTQPNPGQYALTNGDPLNGHCYLSGYISLLLRAEPYPTSRYGSQCMQPNNIMGIENICELAARLLFSAVEWARNIPFFPDLQITDQVSLLRLTWSELFVLNAAQCSMPLHVAPLLAAAGLHASPMSADRVVAFMDHIRIFQEQVEKLKALHVDSAEYSCIKAIVLFTSDACGLSDAAHIESLQEKSQCALEEYVRSQYPNQPSRFGKLLLRLPSLRTVSSSVIEQLFFVRLVGKTPIETLIRDMLLSGSSFNWPYMSIQ, translated from the exons ATGGCAATGGTAGTTAGCGTCTGGCGAGATCCGCAGGAAGACGTGGTCGGAGGACCTCCAAGCGGCCCAAATCCAGCAACTCAGCCGGCGAGGGAGCAACAGCAGACGGCGTCGGCAGCCCCGCACACTCCGCAGACCCCTAGTCAGCCAGGACCCCCGTCAACACCTGGGACTGCTGGGGAGAAGGGGAGTCAGAATTCTGGTCCACAGCATATAGAATGTGTTGTTTGCGGAGACAAATCGAGCGGCAAGCACTATGGTCAGTTCACCTGCGAGGGATGCAAAAGTTTCTTCAAGAGGAGTGTCAGAAGGAACTTAACGTATACATGTCGTGCCAATAGGAACTGTCCCATTGACCAACACCACCGAAATCAGTGCCAATACTGTCGGCTGAAGAAATGTTTGAAAGTGGGAATGCGGCGGGAAG TTCAGCGAGGACGAATGCCTCCAACCCAACCGAACCCAGGTCAGTACGCGCTGACGAACGGGGACCCTCTGAACGGCCATTGCTATCTCTCCGGATACATCTCCTTATTGCTTCGGGCCGAACCATACCCGACGTCCCGATATGGAAGCCAGTGCATGCAGCCCAACAATATCATGGGTATCGAGAACATCTGCGAGCTGGCCGCTCGCTTGCTCTTCAGCGCTGTGGAATGGGCTAGGAACATCCCTTTCTTTCCCGATCTGCAGATCACCGACCAGGTGTCCCTTCTCAGGCTGACGTGGAGCGAGCTGTTTGTGCTAAACGCAGCTCAGTGCTCCATGCCTTTGCATGTGGCCCCTCTGCTTGCCGCGGCAGGCCTCCACGCTTCTCCAATGTCTGCGGACCGAGTCGTGGCTTTCATGGATCACATTCGAATCTTCCAGGAGCAGGTTGAGAAGCTTAAGGCCCTCCACGTTGATTCGGCAGAGTACAGCTGCATCAAGGCAATAGTACTCTTCACATCAG ACGCCTGCGGCCTGTCAGATGCGGCTCACATCGAAAGCCTGCAGGAGAAGTCTCAGTGCGCCCTGGAGGAATACGTGAGGAGCCAGTACCCTAACCAGCCCAGCCGCTTTGGCAAGCTCTTGCTGCGGCTGCCCTCTCTCCGCACCGTCTCCTCATCGGTAATTGAGCAGCTGTTCTTCGTCCGCTTGGTAGGTAAAACTCCTATTGAAACCCTCATCAGGGATATGCTATTATCCGGGAGCAGCTTCAACTGGCCTTACATGTCCATCCAATGA
- the LOC124035996 gene encoding nuclear receptor subfamily 2 group F member 1-A-like isoform X1, translating into MAMVVSVWRDPQEDVVGGPPSGPNPATQPAREQQQTASAAPHTPQTPSQPGPPSTPGTAGEKGSQNSGPQHIECVVCGDKSSGKHYGQFTCEGCKSFFKRSVRRNLTYTCRANRNCPIDQHHRNQCQYCRLKKCLKVGMRREAVQRGRMPPTQPNPGQYALTNGDPLNGHCYLSGYISLLLRAEPYPTSRYGSQCMQPNNIMGIENICELAARLLFSAVEWARNIPFFPDLQITDQVSLLRLTWSELFVLNAAQCSMPLHVAPLLAAAGLHASPMSADRVVAFMDHIRIFQEQVEKLKALHVDSAEYSCIKAIVLFTSDACGLSDAAHIESLQEKSQCALEEYVRSQYPNQPSRFGKLLLRLPSLRTVSSSVIEQLFFVRLVGKTPIETLIRDMLLSGSSFNWPYMSIQ; encoded by the exons ATGGCAATGGTAGTTAGCGTCTGGCGAGATCCGCAGGAAGACGTGGTCGGAGGACCTCCAAGCGGCCCAAATCCAGCAACTCAGCCGGCGAGGGAGCAACAGCAGACGGCGTCGGCAGCCCCGCACACTCCGCAGACCCCTAGTCAGCCAGGACCCCCGTCAACACCTGGGACTGCTGGGGAGAAGGGGAGTCAGAATTCTGGTCCACAGCATATAGAATGTGTTGTTTGCGGAGACAAATCGAGCGGCAAGCACTATGGTCAGTTCACCTGCGAGGGATGCAAAAGTTTCTTCAAGAGGAGTGTCAGAAGGAACTTAACGTATACATGTCGTGCCAATAGGAACTGTCCCATTGACCAACACCACCGAAATCAGTGCCAATACTGTCGGCTGAAGAAATGTTTGAAAGTGGGAATGCGGCGGGAAG CGGTTCAGCGAGGACGAATGCCTCCAACCCAACCGAACCCAGGTCAGTACGCGCTGACGAACGGGGACCCTCTGAACGGCCATTGCTATCTCTCCGGATACATCTCCTTATTGCTTCGGGCCGAACCATACCCGACGTCCCGATATGGAAGCCAGTGCATGCAGCCCAACAATATCATGGGTATCGAGAACATCTGCGAGCTGGCCGCTCGCTTGCTCTTCAGCGCTGTGGAATGGGCTAGGAACATCCCTTTCTTTCCCGATCTGCAGATCACCGACCAGGTGTCCCTTCTCAGGCTGACGTGGAGCGAGCTGTTTGTGCTAAACGCAGCTCAGTGCTCCATGCCTTTGCATGTGGCCCCTCTGCTTGCCGCGGCAGGCCTCCACGCTTCTCCAATGTCTGCGGACCGAGTCGTGGCTTTCATGGATCACATTCGAATCTTCCAGGAGCAGGTTGAGAAGCTTAAGGCCCTCCACGTTGATTCGGCAGAGTACAGCTGCATCAAGGCAATAGTACTCTTCACATCAG ACGCCTGCGGCCTGTCAGATGCGGCTCACATCGAAAGCCTGCAGGAGAAGTCTCAGTGCGCCCTGGAGGAATACGTGAGGAGCCAGTACCCTAACCAGCCCAGCCGCTTTGGCAAGCTCTTGCTGCGGCTGCCCTCTCTCCGCACCGTCTCCTCATCGGTAATTGAGCAGCTGTTCTTCGTCCGCTTGGTAGGTAAAACTCCTATTGAAACCCTCATCAGGGATATGCTATTATCCGGGAGCAGCTTCAACTGGCCTTACATGTCCATCCAATGA
- the LOC124035996 gene encoding nuclear receptor subfamily 2 group F member 1-A-like isoform X3, which produces MPPTQPNPGQYALTNGDPLNGHCYLSGYISLLLRAEPYPTSRYGSQCMQPNNIMGIENICELAARLLFSAVEWARNIPFFPDLQITDQVSLLRLTWSELFVLNAAQCSMPLHVAPLLAAAGLHASPMSADRVVAFMDHIRIFQEQVEKLKALHVDSAEYSCIKAIVLFTSDACGLSDAAHIESLQEKSQCALEEYVRSQYPNQPSRFGKLLLRLPSLRTVSSSVIEQLFFVRLVGKTPIETLIRDMLLSGSSFNWPYMSIQ; this is translated from the exons ATGCCTCCAACCCAACCGAACCCAGGTCAGTACGCGCTGACGAACGGGGACCCTCTGAACGGCCATTGCTATCTCTCCGGATACATCTCCTTATTGCTTCGGGCCGAACCATACCCGACGTCCCGATATGGAAGCCAGTGCATGCAGCCCAACAATATCATGGGTATCGAGAACATCTGCGAGCTGGCCGCTCGCTTGCTCTTCAGCGCTGTGGAATGGGCTAGGAACATCCCTTTCTTTCCCGATCTGCAGATCACCGACCAGGTGTCCCTTCTCAGGCTGACGTGGAGCGAGCTGTTTGTGCTAAACGCAGCTCAGTGCTCCATGCCTTTGCATGTGGCCCCTCTGCTTGCCGCGGCAGGCCTCCACGCTTCTCCAATGTCTGCGGACCGAGTCGTGGCTTTCATGGATCACATTCGAATCTTCCAGGAGCAGGTTGAGAAGCTTAAGGCCCTCCACGTTGATTCGGCAGAGTACAGCTGCATCAAGGCAATAGTACTCTTCACATCAG ACGCCTGCGGCCTGTCAGATGCGGCTCACATCGAAAGCCTGCAGGAGAAGTCTCAGTGCGCCCTGGAGGAATACGTGAGGAGCCAGTACCCTAACCAGCCCAGCCGCTTTGGCAAGCTCTTGCTGCGGCTGCCCTCTCTCCGCACCGTCTCCTCATCGGTAATTGAGCAGCTGTTCTTCGTCCGCTTGGTAGGTAAAACTCCTATTGAAACCCTCATCAGGGATATGCTATTATCCGGGAGCAGCTTCAACTGGCCTTACATGTCCATCCAATGA